One window of the Cotesia glomerata isolate CgM1 linkage group LG10, MPM_Cglom_v2.3, whole genome shotgun sequence genome contains the following:
- the LOC123272920 gene encoding uncharacterized protein LOC123272920 translates to MSKVRKTKHALIWWIDTKETDILPLIKIPKEHRKLHAVAELTWVDNKTKRTSKSKMKVLAIDTNAKNLKNMLINTNGEITTPSDKIFNPEVIDKRKQLIENIKLQNGIKTSNRNKIETKILSQKPILSKFFPFHNQNQFVNQANYTSIPSTSSNLGQAFQALSSSTPESTSQSQSSFHTLQTSQLQTPFNAVKTSQLQIPFNTVQTSQVQSSFNPVSTSQLETTSSQAQSPQFQPFLTQLQASSTLCTSVQKNNDYFSSKPSIISTLNYDQQDTYEFPPNVHTRPVGQVINLRNVNQSTTNAQETPVSQNIQENERMYENEKTVTVVKSVVPSNEMTNLLSQLVPKKLTLEVVEFVEALAINLRHKYNEEHHNTSKESVFTLPMQYFESGKDKVEISPGIGFYMCKSVLSDIKERASNNWRELVIITLDEVYGKKLPNFSAKGRKSNKRPGINSTFFKGLYCKKGLVYSCKI, encoded by the exons atgagTAAAGTTCGAAAAACGAAACATGCACTGATTTGGTGGATAGATACTAAAGAAACGGATATTCTACCTTTGATAAAGATACCCAAAGAACACCGAAAGTTACATGCTGTGGCAGAACTAACATGGGtagataataaaacaaaacggACGTCAAAATCTAAAATGAAAGTATTAGCAATCGATA CTAATgcaaaaaatctcaaaaatatgctcataaatacaaatgGTGAAATAACAACTCCGTCTGACAAGATATTTAATCCTGAAGTTAtagataaaagaaaacaattaaTCGAGAATATAAAGTTACAGAACGGTATTAAAACCTCgaacagaaataaaattgagacaAAAATCCTGAGCCAAAAGCCTATtctgagtaaattttttccatttcaCAATCAAAATCAATTTGTCAACCAAGCTAACTATACATCAATTCCGTCGACTTCTTCCAATCTGGGACAAGCTTTTCAAGCCTTGAGTTCTTCTACTCCAGAATCAACTTCTCAAAGTCAGAGTTCTTTTCACACTTTACAGACTTCTCAACTTCAGACTCCTTTTAACGCAGTAAAAACATCTCAACTTCAAATTCCTTTCAATACGGTACAAACTTCTCAAGTTCAGAGTTCTTTTAACCCGGTATCAACTTCTCAGCTTGAAACCACTTCTAGCCAAGCACAATCACCTCAATTTCAACCTTTTTTGACTCAATTACAAGCTTCTTCAACTCTGTGTACTTCAGTacagaaaaataatgattatttttccTCGAAACCCAGTATTATTTCTACACTGAATTATGATCAACAGGATACGTATGAGTTTCCGCCGAATGTACATACAAGACCTGTTGgtcaagtaattaatttaagaaatgtAAATCAATCTACTACAAATGCACAAGAGACACCTGTTTCTCAAAATATTCAGGAAAATGAAAGAAtgtatgaaaatgaaaaaacggTTACAGTTGTAAAATCAGTAGTACCATCTAATGAAATGACAAATTTACTTTCTCAATTGGTCCCCAAAAAAC TTACATTAGAAGTCGTTGAGTTCGTGGAGGCACTTGCAATCAATCTGAGACATAAATATAATGAAGAGCATCACAACACTTCAAAAGAATCAGTTTTTACA CTTCCAATGCAGTATTTTGAAAGCGGCAAggataaa gttgAAATATCGCCAGGCATTGGCTTTTACATGTGTAAAAGCGTTTTATCAGACATTAAAGAAAGGGCTTCAAACAACTGGCGGGAATTAGTGATCATAACACTAGATGAAGTATATGGCAAGAAATTGCCTAACTTCTCAGCCAAAGGACGTAAATCAAACAAACGGCCAGGAATTAACAGTACATTTTTTAAAGGACTTTACT GTAAAAAAGGACTTGTTTATTCTTGCAAAATCTAA